In Paenibacillus guangzhouensis, a single window of DNA contains:
- a CDS encoding S8 family peptidase, producing the protein MKRLRYRYVVIGMCILLLQYMIVPVGMMAAKAEPMQIHTVDRMENTTAEQHKEQHEEQHEEQQKEEQPKSWIVKWKGQVQDQGLLQDTEILSKQEALNVYVLRLKQDVEPMAWLARARESAEVEYVQPNNPVSVLRAPNDSSYETQKFLRQIHADSAWEQVTGNTKLTIGVVDTGVDLKHPDLQDNLVDGVNLIKPSQLPQDDNGHGTSVAGVIGAVGNNRLGVSGILWNARVMPIKALDSSGSGDEDKLGEGIVYAVEHDVKIVVLSVGLYRYSTYMQQIVQYAESKGVLLIAATGNDAAELAGKVAVKYPAAYPEVIAVGGTADLKTAEPRSNYGPEVDIVAPWKVYTTALGGGYTYDEGTSMAAPQVAAVAAMIWSKYPDMKPYQIRNLIRQSAQDLGTMGWDAKTGYGLLRADRALTMKPKEDIYEDNGSREIAKAFPIDTSMSAVLQGEDEDWFYVNAPYDGTLTIQTQLIQGGTPLQLTYYTATKAGGTKVASLTNTKTQIPVKKGKNVLQFKLTNMKSKTPVTYKLTSRFTIYSDPYEHNNKQYQAFTLPSRSQEVVGTFHQDSDEDWFVFRVNAQGTLRFKLDSDSARIDPAMDIIGPGMEKLTIDSFSEDSSDSESITMMDSKPGQYYIRVYNAISPKASAVAAEYKLSIQYVTQYTDPNEPNDKSYQAVTAVSDTDYMGVFGSDADVDWFEYRVDQKSYVELSVRGIPSNRVVTMSVYDRKQKALFKMSNSSGNTSLKSARIMEPGTYLVRLSTNQMFNSQYYQFKMHAETLVAGFRDIEGHWAVPAITALTERRWIGGYEGYRFEPDRGITRAEAVSILSKAYKFKAANPVQYRDVNVKHWAYADIAKAAGAGIVHGYQDGSFAPNRFVTRAEMAVMIGNAMKEKPRANSKSPFTDVSVNHWAAPMLSQMKSRGFLKGYSNGSFKPDVAASRAEFSTMLYEILVK; encoded by the coding sequence ATATCGCTATGTCGTCATCGGGATGTGTATTCTGCTGCTGCAGTACATGATCGTGCCCGTAGGAATGATGGCGGCGAAGGCAGAACCGATGCAGATCCATACCGTGGATCGTATGGAGAATACGACTGCAGAACAACATAAAGAACAGCATGAAGAACAACATGAAGAGCAGCAAAAAGAGGAGCAACCAAAGTCCTGGATCGTGAAATGGAAGGGGCAAGTCCAAGATCAGGGTCTATTACAAGATACAGAAATACTAAGCAAGCAGGAAGCTCTAAATGTCTATGTGCTGCGATTGAAGCAGGATGTTGAGCCGATGGCTTGGCTCGCGCGGGCGAGGGAATCAGCGGAAGTTGAATATGTTCAACCGAACAATCCAGTATCCGTGCTTAGAGCGCCGAATGATAGCAGCTATGAGACACAGAAATTTTTGCGCCAGATTCATGCGGACTCGGCCTGGGAGCAAGTGACGGGCAATACCAAGCTAACCATTGGGGTCGTGGATACAGGGGTTGATTTGAAGCATCCCGATTTGCAGGACAATCTTGTGGATGGTGTGAACCTGATTAAGCCCAGTCAGCTCCCTCAGGATGATAATGGGCATGGGACAAGCGTTGCCGGTGTGATTGGCGCTGTCGGGAATAACCGATTGGGCGTTAGTGGCATATTATGGAATGCAAGAGTCATGCCGATTAAGGCGCTGGATTCCTCAGGTTCGGGTGATGAAGATAAGCTCGGGGAAGGGATTGTCTATGCGGTTGAGCATGATGTGAAAATCGTTGTGCTATCCGTAGGCTTGTATCGCTATTCGACGTATATGCAGCAAATCGTGCAATATGCCGAGAGCAAAGGGGTGCTCCTGATCGCCGCAACGGGCAACGACGCTGCAGAGTTAGCTGGTAAAGTCGCCGTGAAATATCCTGCGGCCTACCCTGAGGTGATTGCTGTCGGTGGGACAGCGGATTTGAAGACGGCAGAGCCTCGTTCGAACTATGGTCCAGAAGTGGATATTGTTGCACCTTGGAAGGTCTATACGACAGCGCTTGGCGGGGGCTACACCTATGATGAGGGTACCTCGATGGCCGCGCCGCAGGTAGCAGCTGTCGCTGCGATGATCTGGTCTAAATATCCGGACATGAAGCCGTACCAGATACGAAATTTAATACGCCAGTCGGCACAGGACCTTGGAACGATGGGATGGGATGCGAAAACGGGGTATGGATTGCTCCGAGCAGATCGAGCATTGACGATGAAGCCAAAGGAGGATATTTACGAGGATAACGGAAGTCGTGAGATCGCGAAGGCGTTTCCGATTGATACTTCCATGTCTGCTGTATTGCAGGGGGAGGACGAAGACTGGTTCTATGTGAATGCTCCTTATGATGGGACATTAACAATCCAGACGCAGCTCATTCAAGGTGGAACACCGCTGCAATTAACCTATTATACTGCGACTAAAGCCGGAGGGACCAAAGTTGCAAGCCTGACGAACACAAAGACACAGATCCCCGTGAAGAAAGGCAAAAATGTATTGCAGTTCAAGTTAACGAATATGAAATCCAAAACACCTGTCACGTATAAATTGACATCAAGATTTACGATCTACAGCGATCCATACGAGCATAACAATAAGCAGTACCAAGCTTTTACACTGCCATCGCGAAGTCAGGAGGTCGTTGGGACTTTCCATCAAGATAGCGATGAAGATTGGTTCGTGTTCCGTGTGAACGCTCAAGGGACGTTAAGATTTAAGCTCGATAGCGATTCAGCCCGGATAGATCCTGCGATGGATATCATCGGACCGGGCATGGAGAAGTTAACGATAGATTCCTTCAGTGAGGATAGCTCGGACAGTGAGAGTATTACGATGATGGATAGTAAACCAGGTCAATACTATATCCGGGTCTATAATGCGATTTCGCCCAAAGCAAGCGCTGTTGCGGCAGAATATAAGCTATCTATTCAATACGTAACACAGTATACGGATCCGAATGAGCCGAATGACAAGAGTTATCAAGCGGTCACAGCAGTATCGGATACGGATTATATGGGGGTATTCGGATCAGATGCGGACGTGGATTGGTTCGAATATCGTGTGGACCAGAAGAGTTATGTGGAGCTAAGTGTTCGAGGTATTCCCTCGAACCGGGTGGTGACCATGAGTGTCTATGATCGCAAGCAGAAGGCATTATTTAAGATGTCGAATAGCTCAGGCAATACGTCGCTCAAATCAGCGAGGATCATGGAGCCGGGTACGTATCTCGTACGATTGTCCACCAATCAAATGTTCAATAGTCAATATTATCAGTTTAAAATGCACGCAGAGACGCTCGTCGCCGGTTTTCGTGATATCGAAGGCCACTGGGCGGTTCCAGCGATTACTGCCTTAACGGAGCGGCGCTGGATCGGCGGGTATGAAGGCTATCGCTTTGAGCCCGATCGTGGTATTACACGAGCAGAGGCTGTGTCCATCTTAAGCAAGGCCTATAAATTCAAAGCAGCGAACCCTGTTCAATACCGCGATGTGAATGTGAAGCACTGGGCTTACGCTGATATTGCCAAAGCCGCAGGTGCAGGGATTGTTCATGGATATCAAGATGGCAGCTTTGCACCGAATCGATTTGTGACGCGCGCGGAGATGGCCGTCATGATCGGAAATGCGATGAAAGAGAAGCCGAGAGCAAATTCGAAGAGTCCCTTTACAGACGTGAGTGTGAATCATTGGGCTGCTCCCATGCTGAGTCAAATGAAATCACGCGGATTTCTGAAGGGGTACAGTAATGGTTCTTTTAAGCCGGATGTAGCGGCGAGCCGGGCTGAATTCTCGACGATGCTGTATGAAATACTAGTGAAATAA
- a CDS encoding DUF1146 family protein has protein sequence MDDSMTSLVGLSGLVGIIVTLGCIGLAWWALQVVKFDMFLRNAKGPQGKLLHVFLSVIIGHWVSEFVLQYWEWTQRLKGLF, from the coding sequence ATGGATGATTCGATGACATCGCTGGTTGGCTTAAGTGGGTTGGTCGGTATTATCGTAACGTTAGGTTGTATTGGACTCGCTTGGTGGGCGCTTCAAGTTGTGAAGTTTGATATGTTCTTGAGGAATGCCAAGGGGCCCCAAGGGAAGCTGCTGCACGTGTTCCTATCGGTGATTATCGGTCATTGGGTATCTGAATTTGTGCTCCAATATTGGGAATGGACACAGCGGTTAAAGGGGCTCTTCTAA
- the murA gene encoding UDP-N-acetylglucosamine 1-carboxyvinyltransferase, with product MSKFIVRGGKRLTGSVRVNGAKNSVLPIIAASLLGEDGVSVIYDAPPLDDVMTINKVLGVLGAEVTYLNETIRVNAQNIESCEAPYEYVRKMRASFLVMGPLLARLGHTRISLPGGCAIGTRPIDQHLKGFEAMGAEISLGQGYIEAKINGRLRGAKIYLDVASVGATENIMMAATLAEGMTIIENAAKEPEIVDLANYLNAMGAKVRGAGTGIIRIEGVEKLQGAEHTVIPDRVEAGTYMIAAAMTGGDVYVEGAIADHLGPVISKMQEMGVTVEPDENGIRVIADRPLRSVDVKTLPYPGFPTDMQSQMMALLLISEGTSVVTETVFENRFMHVEEFMSMRASIKVDGRTAMVSGGSKLVGAKVMATDLRAGAALICAGLVAEGTTEVSGVHHIDRGYVNLAEKLSKLGADIYRVSYDESKLNPLEAEKKEEKKPLFQVQPTWA from the coding sequence ATGAGCAAATTTATCGTCCGCGGCGGCAAACGGTTAACCGGAAGTGTTCGCGTCAATGGTGCAAAGAACTCTGTTCTTCCGATAATCGCTGCCTCTCTACTGGGGGAAGATGGAGTAAGCGTGATCTATGACGCACCTCCTCTTGACGATGTTATGACGATCAATAAAGTACTAGGGGTATTAGGGGCAGAGGTTACATATCTCAATGAAACGATCCGTGTCAATGCACAGAACATTGAGTCATGCGAAGCACCTTATGAATATGTTCGTAAAATGCGTGCATCGTTCCTTGTTATGGGACCTTTATTAGCACGATTGGGCCACACTCGTATTTCATTGCCAGGCGGCTGCGCGATCGGCACAAGACCGATTGATCAGCATTTGAAAGGCTTTGAAGCAATGGGTGCGGAAATTAGCCTTGGTCAAGGGTATATCGAAGCGAAAATTAATGGTCGTTTACGCGGTGCGAAGATCTATCTTGATGTCGCGAGCGTAGGGGCAACTGAAAATATTATGATGGCAGCGACGCTAGCTGAAGGCATGACAATCATTGAGAATGCAGCCAAAGAACCTGAGATTGTGGATCTCGCAAACTATCTGAATGCGATGGGTGCGAAGGTACGCGGAGCGGGTACTGGCATCATTCGGATTGAAGGTGTCGAGAAGCTGCAAGGTGCGGAGCATACGGTTATCCCGGATCGTGTTGAAGCGGGTACGTATATGATTGCAGCAGCAATGACAGGCGGCGATGTCTACGTTGAGGGCGCGATTGCTGATCATTTGGGTCCAGTCATCTCGAAAATGCAAGAGATGGGCGTTACGGTGGAGCCAGATGAGAATGGCATTCGTGTAATCGCGGACCGCCCACTTCGTTCGGTTGATGTGAAGACGTTGCCTTACCCAGGATTCCCTACGGATATGCAATCCCAGATGATGGCGTTGTTATTAATCTCTGAAGGGACTTCCGTTGTCACGGAGACGGTGTTCGAGAATCGCTTCATGCACGTGGAGGAGTTCATGAGCATGCGCGCATCCATTAAAGTGGATGGCCGTACGGCTATGGTTAGCGGCGGCTCGAAGCTCGTCGGTGCCAAAGTGATGGCAACCGATTTACGCGCAGGTGCGGCTTTAATCTGTGCGGGATTGGTGGCTGAAGGCACGACGGAAGTGAGTGGCGTACATCACATTGATCGCGGCTATGTGAATTTGGCGGAGAAGCTCTCGAAATTAGGTGCGGATATTTACCGCGTGTCCTATGATGAGTCGAAGCTGAATCCACTTGAAGCGGAGAAGAAAGAAGAGAAGAAACCGTTGTTCCAAGTACAGCCTACTTGGGCCTAA
- the spoIID gene encoding stage II sporulation protein D, whose amino-acid sequence MTRMTVKLSEDHTRPVEDGRKSSANARAEDRTVRIGATPAGVQAPAREPRVPRGEVVARAGRKPPRSRLTRRGPLAWAAGMLLLCMIIPALLVQRQASPVTDETIAVREPKPAPSPPLQEAVPREPLVRVYLAGDQAIEKVTLEQYVRGVVAAEMPSEFEMEALKAQAIAARTFIVRRMAAQDTTGVPVKGADVTDTVTHQAYMPLKTLKQNANRNKLARVSRAVSETRGIVMTYKGSPIEASFFSTSNGFTENSEDVWPNKIPYLRSVASPWDKTIAPHYTDTIRMTLDQFMRRLKVSPPSLPASATLTRKQQAYASAAEPRVLSKTEGHRIKLIRIGGKNYTGKEVREKLGLRSSEFTWKIINGNIEITTYGYGHGVGMSQWGANGMAKEGASVEEILKHYYTGIDLEKSSEFLPQE is encoded by the coding sequence ATGACACGAATGACGGTGAAGCTTTCAGAGGATCATACCCGTCCTGTGGAGGACGGGCGCAAGAGCAGCGCCAACGCACGTGCGGAAGACCGCACCGTTCGCATCGGCGCCACCCCCGCGGGCGTGCAAGCCCCCGCCCGCGAACCCCGCGTCCCGCGCGGCGAAGTCGTCGCCCGCGCGGGACGCAAGCCGCCGCGCAGCAGGCTGACGCGGCGGGGGCCGCTCGCGTGGGCGGCGGGCATGCTCCTGCTGTGCATGATCATTCCCGCGCTGCTCGTGCAGCGGCAGGCAAGCCCTGTGACGGACGAGACGATCGCCGTCCGTGAACCCAAACCCGCGCCGAGCCCGCCTCTGCAAGAGGCTGTGCCGCGTGAACCGCTCGTCCGCGTCTACCTCGCGGGCGACCAAGCGATCGAGAAGGTGACGCTCGAGCAATATGTCCGCGGCGTCGTCGCAGCAGAGATGCCGAGCGAATTCGAGATGGAGGCGCTCAAGGCGCAGGCCATTGCAGCGCGTACCTTCATTGTCCGCCGCATGGCCGCGCAGGATACAACAGGCGTTCCTGTGAAGGGCGCCGATGTAACGGATACCGTTACCCATCAAGCCTACATGCCGCTGAAGACACTGAAGCAGAACGCGAACCGCAATAAGCTAGCTCGTGTGAGTCGAGCCGTTAGTGAGACACGCGGAATCGTTATGACGTATAAAGGCTCGCCGATCGAAGCTTCCTTTTTCTCGACAAGCAATGGATTTACAGAGAACTCGGAGGATGTGTGGCCGAACAAAATCCCCTATTTACGAAGTGTAGCGAGTCCTTGGGATAAGACGATAGCACCGCATTATACCGATACGATACGTATGACACTCGATCAATTCATGCGACGGTTGAAGGTATCCCCACCTTCCTTGCCTGCATCGGCAACACTTACACGGAAGCAGCAGGCTTATGCGAGCGCCGCCGAACCGCGTGTATTATCGAAAACCGAAGGCCATCGCATTAAGCTGATCCGAATTGGCGGCAAGAATTATACGGGTAAGGAAGTGCGCGAGAAGCTGGGCCTGCGTTCGAGCGAATTCACGTGGAAGATCATTAATGGCAATATCGAGATCACGACCTATGGATATGGTCATGGGGTTGGGATGAGCCAATGGGGAGCGAATGGTATGGCCAAAGAGGGCGCGTCCGTGGAAGAGATTCTGAAACATTATTATACGGGGATCGATTTGGAGAAATCATCCGAGTTCCTTCCTCAGGAATAA
- a CDS encoding M23 family metallopeptidase → MNNEQNKNKAGHEESPKNSLGATGAKPSSWKRAMSKKWVFPAVYMAAIAILLTVLVVYQGARSKTSPDLSTSTITENVDGTTATDAGTDGKTPDASEVAANSEPIAWPVENEKDVKVVMPFYDTNDSSEVHKEAMVEYNDTFIPNVGIDLARKDDKPFEVLAALSGKVTRADKNPVAGQVVEIQSADGTKTIYQSLTDLKVKKDMEIKQGDVIGTASRNELEKDLGVHVHFEVHKDNKPVNPQTLLGKQ, encoded by the coding sequence ATGAATAATGAACAGAACAAAAACAAAGCAGGTCATGAAGAATCTCCTAAAAATTCACTAGGGGCAACGGGCGCGAAGCCGTCTTCATGGAAAAGAGCAATGTCGAAGAAATGGGTATTTCCAGCAGTGTACATGGCAGCAATCGCAATCTTATTGACCGTATTGGTCGTCTACCAAGGGGCTAGATCCAAAACTAGTCCAGACCTCAGCACGAGCACCATCACCGAGAATGTAGACGGTACGACGGCAACAGATGCGGGCACGGATGGAAAAACACCGGATGCATCGGAAGTCGCAGCGAATAGCGAACCTATCGCTTGGCCAGTCGAGAATGAGAAAGATGTAAAAGTCGTTATGCCGTTCTATGATACGAACGATTCCTCTGAAGTTCATAAGGAGGCTATGGTCGAATACAACGATACATTCATTCCGAATGTGGGGATCGACCTAGCGCGTAAAGACGACAAGCCTTTCGAAGTTCTAGCTGCACTCAGCGGTAAAGTAACAAGAGCAGATAAGAACCCTGTCGCGGGTCAAGTTGTTGAGATTCAAAGTGCCGATGGTACAAAAACGATCTATCAGAGCTTGACAGATTTGAAAGTGAAGAAAGATATGGAGATCAAACAAGGCGATGTGATTGGTACAGCCAGCCGCAACGAACTTGAGAAAGATCTTGGCGTTCACGTTCACTTTGAAGTCCACAAAGACAACAAACCAGTGAATCCGCAGACGTTGTTAGGTAAACAATAA